A single window of Leopardus geoffroyi isolate Oge1 chromosome D4, O.geoffroyi_Oge1_pat1.0, whole genome shotgun sequence DNA harbors:
- the RBM18 gene encoding probable RNA-binding protein 18 isoform X1, whose amino-acid sequence MEAETKTLPLENASILSEGSLQEGHRLWIGNLDPKITEYHLLKLLQKFGTVKQFDFLFHKSGALEGQPRGYCFVNFETKQEAEQAIQCLNGKLALSKKLVVRWAHAQVKRYDHNKNDKILPISLEPSSSTEPTQSNLSVTAKIKAIEAKLKMMAENPDAEYPAAPVYSYFKPPDKKRTTPYSRTAWKSRR is encoded by the exons ATGGAAGCAGAAACCAAAACTCTTCCCCTGGAGAACGCATCCATCCTTTCAGAGGGTTCCCTACAGGAAGGGCACCGGTTATGGATTGGCAACCTGGACCCCAAGATCACAGA ATACCACCTCCTCAAGCTCCTCCAGAAGTTTGGCACAGTGAAGCAGTTTGACTTCCTCTTTCACAAGTCTGGTGCTTTGGAGGGACAGCCTCGAGGGTACTGTTTTGTCAACTTCGAAACTAAGCAG GAAGCGGAACAAGCCATCCAGTGTCTCAATGGCAAGCTGGCTCTGTCTAAGAAGCTGGTGGTACGATGGGCACATGCGCAAGTCAAG aGATATGATCATAACAAGAATGATAAGATCCTTCCTATCAGTCTTGAGCCGTCCTCCAGCACTGAGCCCACTCAGTCTAACCTGAG TGTCACTGCTAAGATAAAAGCCATTGAAGCCAAGCTGAAAATGATGGCAGAAAATCCTGACGCAGAGTATCCAGCAGCACCTGTTTATTCCTACTTTAAGCCTCCAGATAAAAAAAGGACTACTCCTTATTCTAGAACAGCTTGGAAATCTCGAAGATGA
- the RBM18 gene encoding probable RNA-binding protein 18 isoform X2, which translates to MSRGDDAEATRYHLLKLLQKFGTVKQFDFLFHKSGALEGQPRGYCFVNFETKQEAEQAIQCLNGKLALSKKLVVRWAHAQVKRYDHNKNDKILPISLEPSSSTEPTQSNLSVTAKIKAIEAKLKMMAENPDAEYPAAPVYSYFKPPDKKRTTPYSRTAWKSRR; encoded by the exons ATGAGCCGAGGGGACGACGCCGAGGCCACGAG ATACCACCTCCTCAAGCTCCTCCAGAAGTTTGGCACAGTGAAGCAGTTTGACTTCCTCTTTCACAAGTCTGGTGCTTTGGAGGGACAGCCTCGAGGGTACTGTTTTGTCAACTTCGAAACTAAGCAG GAAGCGGAACAAGCCATCCAGTGTCTCAATGGCAAGCTGGCTCTGTCTAAGAAGCTGGTGGTACGATGGGCACATGCGCAAGTCAAG aGATATGATCATAACAAGAATGATAAGATCCTTCCTATCAGTCTTGAGCCGTCCTCCAGCACTGAGCCCACTCAGTCTAACCTGAG TGTCACTGCTAAGATAAAAGCCATTGAAGCCAAGCTGAAAATGATGGCAGAAAATCCTGACGCAGAGTATCCAGCAGCACCTGTTTATTCCTACTTTAAGCCTCCAGATAAAAAAAGGACTACTCCTTATTCTAGAACAGCTTGGAAATCTCGAAGATGA